A segment of the Siphonobacter curvatus genome:
AGGCGAAACAGCTTTTCCTTACGCTCCTATTCAGGGTGGTTCGGCAACGGTGGCTTCGGTAGGTTCGGCGGTACACGAAGCCTGTATGGCTTTGCGTCAGCAACTGGTGGAACTTTCGGGCAATGCTCTGAAAAAAGCCAAAGTGGATACGCTGGTTTACGAAGAGGGCCGCGTTCGTTCCCCTAACGATCGCTCGGCCAGTATTGCCTACACGGAAATTCTAAAGCGGAATAATCTGCCGATGCTGGAAGTAACTAAAGAGGCGAAACCGGGCGAAGAAGGGAAGAAATTTGCCATGTATTCCTTCTCCGTGCATTTTGTGAAAGTTCACGTACACCCCACAACGGGCGTAGTCCGGGTCAAACACGCCGTGGCCGTAGCGGATGCGGGTACAATTGTGAATCACAAAACGGCCAGCAGCCAGATGATGGGCGGAGCCGTGGGTGGTATCGGCATGGCTTTACAGGAAGAAGCCGTCATTGACCACCGCTACGGACGGTATATCAACAACGATCTGGCTAATTATCACGTACCCGTCAATGCCGACATACCCGATATTGATGTCTTGTTTGTCGATAAAAAAGACACCTACATTAATCCCATGGGAGCCAAAGGACTGGGCGAAATCGCCATTATTGGGATGGCTCCAGCCATTGCCAATGCGGTGTACAACGCCACTGGAAAACGGATTCGGGAATTACCGATTACGCCGGATAAGTTGATTTAGGCTTAATTAGTGGTTGTTATAGTTGTTGGTTGTTAGTACCTCATTGGCTATGAAGTTATAGATAAGTCACTAGGTAATAAACAATGAGATTAGGGAGCGAACCTATTATTTGTAGCGTCAACGATTAGGATATACTTGCCTTTAATAAAGACGTCCCTGACTGTACAAGTCAGGGACGTTCTATTTTTTGTGGGTTGAAATCCTCGGTTTTATCGCATAGCCATGTCGCCGCTCCGGATTTTCTCGCCTACTCTCTTAACATCCTTCATCACCCGGAAAAAGTTATCACCCCAGATTTTTTTCAGGTCCTTTTCGCTGTAGCCACGACGAACCATTTCAATCGTCAGGTTTTCGTATTCAGAAATGTCGAAACAATCAGCCAGGTAACCACCGCCGTCATAATCACCGCCGATGCCCACATGATCCACGCCCATGATTTTCACAAAATGGTCGAGGTGATTGATTGCATCTTTCACTGTAGCCAACGGTACAGGGTATTTCTTGTTCAGTTCCCGCATTTCCGTCCGCATGGCTTTCATTTGTTCGTCCGACATGGCCCCACCCGTCGTATACTTCTTACGGATTTCAGCCGTTGCTGCCTCGCGTTCGGGATTTTTGGGAGCTTCTTTAATATAGCTACTTAGTAAATTCAACTGCACCACGCCGCCTTTTTTGGCAATGGCTCGTAGTAAATCATCATTCAGGTTTCGGGGATGGTTGAGTACGGCCCAGGCATCGGAGTGCGTGGCGACGATGGGTGCTTTCGACAATTTGATTAAATCCCACACCGTACTGTCGGATACGTGCGAAATATCAATAATCATGCCGAGCCGGTTCATTTCCGCTACTACTTTTTCACCAAATGGACTCAGGCCGTTGAATTCCGGCCCTTTGGGATCGGTCGATGAGTCGCAGATATCGTTATTTGCCGAGTGAGAAAGCGTCATGTAGCGTACGCCGCGA
Coding sequences within it:
- a CDS encoding dipeptidase, coding for MKKIFLALPLIGLSQLVSAQQEAKLIEKAKKIHAKVFTLDTHADTPMRMVGKGFDISKDNTPTPGAVTGFDSKIDFPRMKKGGVDGIFFAVYQGQGPRTPEANAKVQKMAMTILDSMYAQINRHPEMGKIVTTQEEAMAQEKAGKRSIFIGMENGYQIGNDLSLLQKFYDRGVRYMTLSHSANNDICDSSTDPKGPEFNGLSPFGEKVVAEMNRLGMIIDISHVSDSTVWDLIKLSKAPIVATHSDAWAVLNHPRNLNDDLLRAIAKKGGVVQLNLLSSYIKEAPKNPEREAATAEIRKKYTTGGAMSDEQMKAMRTEMRELNKKYPVPLATVKDAINHLDHFVKIMGVDHVGIGGDYDGGGYLADCFDISEYENLTIEMVRRGYSEKDLKKIWGDNFFRVMKDVKRVGEKIRSGDMAMR